The Paramisgurnus dabryanus chromosome 6, PD_genome_1.1, whole genome shotgun sequence genome has a window encoding:
- the LOC135747240 gene encoding uncharacterized protein, which yields MSAVTQIHSTRGMMLGENESEEEHPATPTTTFKLLRSNLCPKCGKSFKRKSDLRAHEKVHILAQTHQCLTCEKSYARKAELTYHMRLHRGEKLFNCSYCEKKFTKESCLKSHLRSHTGEKPFSCSQCGKCFSQKSALKNHLRLHAGNLPYQCDHCGKLFNSGGAMRIHKLTHTGEKPFPCPQCDKAFTTKDELKTHLNSHSGIKPFSCSVCGKSFLSKQILNTHQVVHKDDRPFHCTQCKKSFKRISHLTSHIKTHSSDTPYKCTYCSKSFKLPFYLKLHESIHTGEKPYSCEQCGKSFRLSGDCTKHQAVHSEEKPYKCSICDMRFHFNSGLWNHKAIHSEDKPYHCEKCGKSFNRLNYLKNHKLIHTDERPYKCSQCDLAFKTSSLLRLHKMIHSKTLLHCSICDKTFTRQKSFKIHQDVHAGIKVYKCSECGKGLSSESYLKKHMEQHFEKKMYHCGECEKSFRSVAYLRKHQKMVHIDEKL from the coding sequence AGCGCTGTCactcaaatccattccactagaggAATGATGCTGGGGGAAAATGAATCTGAAGAGGAACATCCTGCTACACCCACAACTACTTTTAAGTTATTGAGGTCCAATCTGTGCCCAAAATGTGGCAAGAGCTTCAAAAGAAAATCTGACCTCAGAGCCCACGAGAAGGTGCACATCTTAGCACAGACGCACCAGTGCCTCACTTGTGAAAAGAGTTATGCTCGTAAAGCTGAGCTCACATATCACATGCGTCTGCACAGAGGTGAGAAGCTCTTTAACTGCTCTTACTGTGAGAAAAAGTTCACCAAAGAGAGTTGTTTGAAGTCCCACTTAAGGAGCCACACAGGGGAAAAGCCATTCTCTTGCTCTCAATGTGggaaatgtttttctcaaaaaagtgCCCTAAAAAATCACCTGCGGCTGCATGCAGGAAATCTGCCTTATCAGTGTGATCATTGCGGGAAGCTTTTTAACAGTGGAGGTGCTATGAGGATCCACAAGTTGACCCACACCGGCGAGAAGCCTTTTCCATGTCCACAATGTGACAAAGCGTTTACAACAAAGGATGAGCTGAAGACTCACCTGAATAGCCATTCTGGGATCAAACCTTTCAGCTGCTCAGTGTGTGGGAAGAGTTTCCTATCAAAGCAGATACTTAACACTCATCAGGTCGTTCACAAGGACGACCGTCCCTTTCACTGCACACAGTGCAAGAAAAGCTTCAAAAGGATAAGCCATTTAACATCACACATAAAGACCCACAGCTCTGACACCCCTTACAAGTGCACCTACTGCAGCAAATCCTTCAAACTTCCCTTCTACCTAAAACTGCATGAGAgtattcacactggagagaagcCTTACAGCTGTGAGCAGTGTGGCAAAAGCTTTCGTTTATCAGGTGATTGCACCAAACACCAGGCTGTACATTCAGAGGAAAAACCATACAAGTGCTCAATCTGTGATATGAGGTTTCACTTCAACAGTGGGCTGTGGAACCACAAAGCCATTCACTCTGAGGACAAACCTTACCACTGTGAGAAGTGTGGAAAGAGCTTTAACAGACTCAATTACCTGAAAAACCACAAGTTGATCCACACTGATGAAAGACCTTATAAGTGTTCTCAATGTGATTTGGCTTTCAAGACTTCATCTTTGCTCAGGTTACACAAAATGATTCACTCCAAGACCCTGCTACACTGCAGCATCTGTGACAAAACCTTCACTCGCCAAAAATCCTTCAAAATTCATCAAGACGTTCATGCAGGGATTAAAGTCTACAAATGCTCTGAGTGTGGAAAAGGCCTGAGCTCGGAAAGTTACTTGAAGAAGCACATGGAGCAACACTTTGAAAAGAAAATGTACCACTGTGGTGAGTGTGAGAAGAGTTTTAGATCAGTGGCATACCTGAGGAAGCACCAGAAGATGGTGCACATTGATGAGAAGCTGTAA
- the LOC135747247 gene encoding uncharacterized protein has translation MATASPSRVKDCYLCSSSLKDSVVLRCCHSLCKSCLQSYWEFNKTLDCPVCLKETHCSVLLQYLSVSRFATVRKFSHDSNAKPNHARKAETVMREQSSETRDEDVYADVMLHDVIPSTSESEEEPHPPPTATSKSLRSILCVKCGKRFEKKSDLRAHEKVHALRKPYQCSTCGKSYAGKDELTLHMRLHTGEKLFNCPHCEKKFTREKCLKSHLRSHTGEKPFSCSQCGKSFSQKSAVKNHLRLHAGNLPYQCDHCGKLFNSAGAMRSHKVTHTGERPFPCPQCDKKFILKIELKTHLYSHSGIKPFSCSVCGKSFVTKQVLNTHQVVHKDDRPFHCTQCEKSFKRMSHLTSHIKTHSSDTPYKCTYCSKSFKLPFYLKLHESIHSEEKPYSCEKCGKSFRLSGDCTKHQAVHSEEKRYKCSVCDMRFRFNSSLRSHKAVHSEDKPYHCEKCGKSFNRLDTLKNHRAIHTDERPYKCSQCDLAFKTSSSLRLHKMIHSKTLLHCSICDKTFTRQKSFKIHQDVHAGIQVYKCSECGKCLSSASHLKNHMEQHFERKMYHCAECEKSFTTVGCLRKHQKMVHIDEKL, from the exons ATGGCTACTGCCTCACCATCTCGTGTGAAAGACTGTTATCTTTGCTCTTCTTCTTTAAAAGACTCAGTTGTTTTAAGATGCTGTCACAGTTTGTGTAAAAGCTGCTTACAGAGCTATTGGGAGTTCAACAAGACTCTGGATTGTCCTGTTTGTTTAAAGGAGACTCACTGTTCTGTGCTTCTGCAGTATCTGAGTGTTTCCCGCTTTGCCACCGTGCGTAAATTCTCTCATGACAGCAACGCAAAACCAAACCATGCTAGGAAAGCAGAAACTGTGATG aGAGAGCAGTCAAGTGAAACCAG GGACGAGGATGTATATGCAGATGTGATGCTACATGACGTAATTCCTTCAACAAGTGAATCTGAAGAGGAACCTCATCCACCACCCACAGCTACATCGAAATCGTTGAGGTCCATCCTGTGTGTAAAATGCGGCAAGAGATTCGAAAAAAAATCTGACCTGAGAGCTCACGAAAAAGTGCACGCCTTAAGAAAGCCGTATCAGTGTTCCACCTGTGGAAAGAGTTACGCTGGGAAAGATGAGCTTACTTTACACATGCGTCTGCACACAGGTGAGAAGCTGTTTAACTGCCCTCACTGTGAGAAAAAGTTCACCAGAGAGAAATGTTTGAAGTCCCACTTAAGGAGCCACACAGGGGAAAAGCCGTTCTCTTGTTCTCAATGTGGGAaaagtttttctcaaaaaagtgCCGTAAAAAATCACCTGCGGCTGCATGCAGGAAATCTGCCTTATCAGTGTGATCATTGCGGAAAGCTTTTTAACAGTGCAGGTGCTATGAGGAGCCACAAGGTGACCCACACCGGTGAGAGGCCTTTTCCATGTCCACAATGTGACAAAAAGTTTATCCTAAAGATTGAGCTGAAGACTCACCTCTATAGCCATTCAGGAATCAAACCATTCAGCTGTTCAGTGTGTGGGAAGAGTTTCGTAACGAAGCAGGTACTTAACACTCATCAGGTCGTTCACAAGGACGACCGTCCCTTTCACTGCACACAGTGCGAGAAAAGCTTCAAAAGGATGAGCCATTTAACATCACACATTAAGACCCACAGCTCTGACACCCCTTACAAGTGCACCTACTGCAGCAAATCCTTCAAACTTCCCTTCTACCTTAAACTGCATGAGAGTATTCACAGTGAAGAGAAGCCTTACAGCTGTGAGAAGTGTGGAAAAAGCTTTCGTTTATCAGGTGATTGCACCAAACATCAGGCTGTACATTCAGAGGAAAAACGGTACAAGTGCTCAGTCTGTGATATGAGGTTTCGCTTCAACAGTTCGCTGAGGAGCCACAAAGCCGTTCACTCTGAGGACAAACCTTACCACTGTGAGAAGTGTGGAAAGAGCTTCAACAGACTCGATACCCTGAAAAACCATAGAGCGATCCACACTGATGAAAGACCTTATAAGTGTTCTCAATGTGATTTGGCTTTCAAGACTTCATCTTCGCTCAGGTTACACAAAATGATTCACTCCAAGACCCTGCTGCACTGCAGCATCTGTGACAAAACCTTCACTCGCCAAAAATCCTTCAAAATTCATCAAGACGTTCATGCAGGGATTCAAGTCTACAAATGCTCTGAGTGTGGAAAATGCCTGAGCTCGGCAAGTCACTTGAAGAACCACATGGAGCAACACTTTGAAAGGAAAATGTACCACTGTGCTGAGTGTGAGAAGAGTTTCACCACAGTGGGATGCCTGAGGAAGCACCAGAAGATGGTGCACATTGATGAGAAGCTGTAA
- the LOC135747259 gene encoding uncharacterized protein — translation MREQSGETRDEDVDADVMLHDVIPTTSESEEEPHPPPTATSKSLRSNLCPKCGKRFEKKSDLRAHEKVHVLRKPYQCFTCEKSYARKAELTLHMRLHTGEKLFNCPHCEKKFTREKCLKLHLRSHTGEKPFFCSQCGIRFSQKSALKNHLRLHAGNLPYQCDHCGKLFNSADARRIHKLTHTGEKPLPCPQCDKKFIRKDELKTHLYSHSGIKPFSCSVCGKSFVTKQVLNTHQVVHKDDRPFHCTQCEKSFKRMSHLTSHIKTHSSDTPYKCTYCSKSFKLPFYLKLHTRIHSEEKPYSCEQCGKSFYSYRDRTRHQVIHSEEKRYKCSICDMRFRFNSSLKKHKVVHSEDKPYHCEKCGKSFNRLDYLKNHKVIHTDARR, via the exons ATG AGGGAGCAGTCAGGTGAAACCAG GGACGAGGACGTAGATGCAGATGTGATGCTACATGACGTTATTCCTACAACAAGTGAATCTGAAGAGGAACCTCATCCACCACCCACAGCTACATCAAAATCATTGAGGTCCAACCTGTGTCCAAAATGCGGCAAGAGATTCGAAAAAAAATCTGACCTGAGAGCTCACGAAAAAGTGCACGTCTTAAGAAAGCCATATCAGTGCTTTACCTGTGAAAAGAGTTATGCTCGTAAAGCTGAGCTCACATTACACATGCGTCTGCACACAGGTGAGAAGCTGTTTAACTGCCCTCACTGTGAGAAAAAGTTCACCAGAGAGAAATGTTTGAAGTTACACTTAAGGAGCCACACAGGGGAAAAGCCGTTCTTTTGTTCTCAATGTGGGATAcgtttttctcaaaaaagtgCCCTAAAAAATCACCTGCGGTTGCATGCAGGAAATCTGCCTTATCAGTGTGATCATTGCGGGAAGCTTTTTAACAGTGCAGATGCTAGGAGGATCCACAAGTTGACCCACACAGGAGAGAAGCCTCTTCCATGTCCACAATGTGACAAAAAGTTTATCCGAAAGGATGAGCTGAAGACTCACCTGTATAGCCATTCAGGGATCAAACCATTCAGCTGTTCAGTGTGTGGGAAGAGTTTCGTAACGAAGCAGGTACTTAACACTCATCAGGTTGTTCACAAGGACGACCGCCCCTTTCACTGCACGCAGTGCGAGAAAAGCTTCAAAAGGATGAGCCATCTGACATCACACATAAAGACCCACAGCTCTGACACCCCTTACAAGTGCACCTACTGCAGCAAATCCTTCAAACTTCCCTTCTACCTAAAACTGCACACGCGTATTCACAGTGAAGAGAAGCCTTACAGCTGTGAACAGTGTGGCAAAAGCTTTTATTCATACAGGGATCGCACTAGACATCAGGTGATTCACTCAGAGGAAAAACGGTACAAGTGCTCAATTTGTGATATGAGGTTTCGCTTCAACAGTTCGCTGAAGAAACACAAAGTCGTTCACTCTGAGGACAAACCTTACCACTGTGAGAAGTGTGGAAAGAGCTTTAACAGACTCGATTACCTGAAAAACCACAAGGTGATTCACACTGATGCAAGACGTTAG
- the LOC135749003 gene encoding uncharacterized protein has translation MAIASLSPVKECYICTSSLKDSVVLRCCHSLCKSCLQSYWEFNKTLGCPVCLMETRCSVLLQDLSLSHFSDDSKIKPHHVRNAKIEMRDQSSETRVEKVDTDVMLWQNNSKEEPPDTSTTTSKSLRSNLCLKCGKSFKRKSDLRAHEKVHILAKPHQCSICGRRYAGKHELTLHMRLHTGERLFNCSYCNKKFTRNRCLKSHLRNHTGEKPFSCSQCGKSFSQKSTLKTHLQLHAGNLPHQCDHCGKLFNTAAAMRIHKVAHTGARPFPCPQCDKKFITKIELETHMNSHSGIRPFSCSVCRKSFLRKHELNTHLLIHKDDRPFHCTQCEKSFKRMSHLTTHTKTHSSDTPYKCTYCNKSFKLPFYLKLHESIHTGEKPYRCEKCGKSFRLSGDCTRHQAVHSEKKRYKCSKCDMRFRFNSGLRSHKVIHSEDKPYQCEKCGKSFNRLDTLTKHKAIHTDERPYKCFQCGLAFKSSSILRGHQNIHARKSLFSCSTCGKTFTRQDVFRRHQDVHEGKCKCSECGKCLSSVGSLKKHMEQHFGKKMFHCAECEKSFRSVAYLRKHQKMVHIDEKPYVCFDSFNTEGKLVTHKLQHSGEIKQEIDSECVKEFI, from the exons ATGGCTATCGCCTCACTATCACCTGTGAAGGAATGTTATATTTGCACTTCTTCTTTAAAAGACTCGGTTGTCTTAAGATGCTGTCACAGTTTGTGTAAAAGCTGCTTACAGAGCTACTGGGAATTCAACAAGACTCTGGGTTGTCCTGTTTGTTTGATGGAGACTCGGTGTTCTGTGCTTCTGCAGGATTTAAGTCTTTCTCACTTCTCAGATGACAGCAAAATCAAACCACATCACGTGAGGAATGCAAAAATTGAGATG aGAGATCAGTCAAGTGAAACCAG GGTTGAGAAGGTTGATACAGATGTGATGCTCTGGCAAAATAACTCTAAAGAAGAACCTCCTGATACATCCACAACAACTTCTAAGTCACTGAGGTCCAATCTGTGCTTAAAATGTGGCAAGAGCTTCAAAAGAAAATCTGACCTCAGAGCCCACGAGAAAGTGCACATCTTAGCAAAGCCGCACCAGTGCTCCATCTGTGGAAGGAGGTACGCTGGTAAACATGAGCTTACATTACACATGCGTCTGCACACAGGTGAGAGGCTGTTTAACTGCTCTTACTGCAACAAAAAGTTCACCAGAAATAGGTGTTTAAAGTCCCACTTAAGGAACCACACAGGGGAAAAGCCGTTCTCTTGTTCTCAATGTGGGAaaagtttttctcaaaaaagtaCCCTAAAAACTCACCTGCAGCTGCATGCTGGTAATCTCCCTCATCAGTGTGATCATTGCGGGAAGCTTTTTAACACTGCAGCTGCTATGAGGATCCACAAGGTGGCCCACACTGGCGCGAGGCCTTTTCCATGTCCACAATGTGACAAAAAGTTTATAACAAAGATTGAGCTAGAGACTCACATGAATAGCCATTCGGGGATCAGACCTTTCAGCTGTTCAGTGTGTAGGAAGAGTTTCCTGAGGAAGCATGAACTTAACACTCATCTACTCATTCACAAGGACGACCGCCCCTTTCACTGCACGCAGTGCGAGAAAAGCTTCAAAAGGATGAGCCATCTaacaacacacacaaagacCCACAGCTCTGACACCCCTTACAAGTGCACCTACTGCAACAAATCCTTCAAACTTCCCTTCTACCTAAAACTGCATGAGAgtattcacactggagagaagcCTTACAGATGTGAGAAGTGTGGAAAAAGCTTTCGTTTATCAGGTGATTGCACCAGACATCAGGCTGTACATTCAGAGAAAAAACGGTACAAGTGCTCAAAGTGTGATATGAGGTTTCGCTTTAACAGTGGGCTGAGGAGCCACAAAGTCATTCATTCTGAGGACAAACCTTACCAATGTGAGAAGTGTGGAAAGAGCTTTAACAGACTCGATACCCTAACAAAACACAAGGCGATCCACACTGATGAAAGACCTTACAAGTGTTTTCAATGCGGTTTAGCCTTCAAGTCCTCATCAATTCTCCGTGGTCATCAAAACATTCACGCCAGGAAGTCCCTGTTCTCCTGCAGCACCTGTGGCAAAACCTTCACTCGCCAGGACGTCTTCAGAAGGCATCAAGATGTTCATGAAGGAAAATGCAAATGCTCTGAGTGTGGAAAATGCCTGAGCTCGGTTGGTAGCTTGAAGAAGCACATGGAGCAACACTTCGGTAAGAAAATGTTCCACTGCGCCGAGTGCGAGAAGAGTTTCCGCTCCGTGGCATACCTGAGGAAGCACCAGAAGATGGTGCACATTGATGAAAAGCCATATGTCTGTTTTGACAGTTTTAATACTGAAGGAAAACTGGTTACTCACAAACTACAACATTCAGGAGAAATAAAGCAGGAGATTGACTCTGAATGTGTAAAAGAATTCATTTGA